TCTCTACTGTGCAGGTAGGCTTGTGCATGGTGGTGTGGCAAtatcattttaaaagtttgttaCAGATGTGATGGGAAGCTGGAAGGAGTCgaataagcagaaaaaagagCTTAGATCTACTGTAAGCAATGAGTCGGAATGAGCCGTTAAAGGTTAGAATTTATCTTTGTTTCTGATCGTTCAATGAGAAAAATGACTTCCACAGAAATAGATACCTTAaaactgctggggggggggggggggggggggggaagggtgGCGGGGGTGAAAGAGGATTGAAAGTCCTACAGGTAATAGCGATAACTGGAAGTGCAGACGAAATTGGTCTTCAGCGCAAAGAGGAACGCAGCCGTTTAAAAAGTTTAAGTGCAATGCTGTGGTGCTGAAAGAAAAGCTCctggtggaaaagaaaaaaacggCAATGCAACTTCAAGCGGCAATTTTGTGGTGCTGAAAGGACAGCTCCCGGCGTGGCGGGAAAGGTCTCGGGGCTGGAATGAGGTGTCCAATCTGTATGATAAACAGCACACTGTGTCTCAGAGCGCCCATTCAATCTCAGTAAGTAAATGAAATATTGATTGAAAGTGACCCTGAAACAGAATGCATTAAAAAGACATAGAAAGCTGCAGAACTGAGGTAATTCTTATTCAGCGTGTTCACCAGCCTCCCTATAGCAAAACAAGTCTATAAATAGTTGCGTTTCGTAAGGTATGTTTGGCCCTTGTATCATCGGTTTCCTCCATTCTCAACCGGTATAGTTGTATAGCCGTTGTTGTACGCCTACCTGCGGAAGTTTGAAGCCACATACTAATTTTCGTGCAATGAATTAAAGCATCACATTACAAATCATTTCTACATGGTCTACGaatttctgaagagaaatttTCAAACAGCATGAAGCTGACTTACAAGTACGGCATACAAACCCTTTCACTGTTGCCACAATTAAACAGGTAAGTAATTTCAATTTAGCTCTCAGTTTTTAACCATCATATATAACCACGCCAAGCAGCAAAAGATCCAGAACTcccatttacatttaaagtCAAGCtgtgtgcattttgttttcagcatcaggagctaataaaatacagaaatttgtTTAAAAGGGCTGGCTTCAAATTAACATTAAATTCCAGATGAAATGTATGGGCTCCACAGTGGACTAGtggaattttgaaataaaaggctGAAAAGTCTGCTAAGactgaacaaaacattttaaaagaccCAACATTTGAAATGCTTCTAATACACATCCTAGatcattttctctccccccccccctccccttttcaACCTAAGTCGGGGTCCCAATCTTTGCCTTTGTTCACTGCTGACTCTGAGACAGCATGGTGAAAGAAATTTACATAGATATTATTCACTGTTAATGTATTATAAATGGTCTGAGACTTGTGacatgcaaggaaaaaatgagaCGGGAGACAAGTGATGCTACATGATGAACTAAGCACATTTATAATGATAAAATGAGTAAATATAATAGCGGCAATGCTAACCACTGATTTCACGAGATACACTATTTGTCAAAACTTACACAGCTACAGAGTATCGACGATAAATAGTCATTACCAAGTAACACAGTTTACtacagcttttctctttcattttaaacaagCATATCATTCCCTTTTTAATCATTctctaaattaaatatttagagaTAGAGAACTCTAAATGAAATAACAATCCAAtgttaaaaactaaaaaaaatgagTCTACTCTTACAGTTTGACAGAAATGAGTTATTAATAGTGAAGGGGGAAGGGATCAGGGAATTATTTCAAGTTCTCAATGTCCAAAAGTAAATTGCACAGTAAATCAATATGAAATGAAGAGTCCATATAGTTCAATGAACAAAAGGGAAAGTTCATGAGGACAAAGATCACAGTTCAGAGAGAGGCTGGACGAAATTCAGACATGGAGCATCACACTCATTGTTCTTTAATTGGTTGCACAGAAAGGAGCAGCTGGGATGCCATTTAGCTTGCTAGGATGGACGTAATCAATGGGTTGAAGTTGAGATGGAAGTAATTCTCTTTTGAAATTCAGTTGCTCAGCCAGATGATCCAGAGGTAgccagcattttatttttgtccattGAATTTTTAAGACTGCATGCACAGCATGAGGAGGTGCTTGGTTATGGATGCCCCTATGAGTGGCCTTGAGCGGGCAAACTCAGAGGTTAACAGATGGTGGGTCAATGGCCTGGGCAGTTGGCACTCAGGAGAGGTACAGAAGAGGGTGACAGTTGTTGGGTCTTGGGAACAAAGGCTTACTCTGAAATGACCTGTCAAAAAGCCTGGCAAAGGTAGACCACTACCTCTCAAGGTAAACTGCCTCTTCTAAATAAGCATGCAGGAAATACTGTCTGGTTGGTGACATAAAAATGCTCCACAAAACATGCAAATTACTGAGTATTAGAAACTGCATTGGCTGCTAGCGCCATGCTGCAAAGACTCCTTCATGGGAGCAAACAGCTAAATCACAGATAGCTTCACAGTAAAATCTACATTCACAATACTAATAGGTTTCTAGTGTTAACAAATTATACACAATTATAAGCTCTTAAAATGCAACATACTTATCAAGCAGTTGCAGATAATGAAACATTATCAGCTATCAATAATTTGTTGGCACTTTCACtttttgtatataaaatttCCAATACACTGTACCACAGTTATGTGTCTAAACAGTGAGAATGTTAATGGAGTAATGACTGTTCTACTGGCCAGGCGATGGGATCAGTAGTGATTTCAgtgcttaaaaacaaatgtaCAAACCTCAGTTAGAGGTGGGACTCCATGTGAGAACTTTTGTTGAACTTACAAATGGTGAAGAATGGGCCATGGCCAGCATGCAGCATTATTTCCATTGTCTAGTTCAGATGGAGAACAGGTGCTTTTATTGATCTGTAAACTTACCAATATAATTTTCCACAGTTTTAacctttttaaatattttacagtgctTTTATGCAACTATATTGCTTTTTgatcattttaaattttaaaacttattttcaaaatactgtttcctaCTTCACTGTGCCCTAAGCAGGAAGTAAGACTGACATGACAGTGCTTTGGCCTCACTCCATTTTAGGTCACTGACCCCACCATACCCAACCTAACAGTAGTTAATTTAGTGTTATCTAGAACTAATACTGAAAACTATACGCATATCCCTGTCTACATTCAATCATTAAACTACAATAATGCTGGTAAAATGGCAGGCTTAAATCTTACACTAGAAACACCTCTGACAAATATACACAAGCAAAGTATAGAGAACAAAACAGATCAAGAAAAAATTCTCTCTATGAAACATCTGGTAAAACACattatatttacatatacaCATTGTCAACATAGTCGCATTCATTTGcataattatatattaataacagaaaaactTCACTTCTGCAAAGTACAGTACATCCTTCTTGAAAATAGGGTAAGGAGGGGTTAAAACAATCTCATGTTTAACAGGGGCTCTCAACCCACTTTCTGTGGATTGGCAGCCCGAACTCCTTGCTCATATGTGATCCGTTGTGTAATTAAATACTGTGCGGCCTGGGTTGCAGCTGGTGTTCCAGTAATGGTTACCTTGCGATTTCTTGTGCCAGGTACGAATTCTCCCTTTTTAGAGATCTGTATCCTTGCACCAGTCAACTCCTGGTATTCAACTAatgttttccctccttttccaaGTATTGCACCAACTAAGTTTTCTGGCACTGCTATTTCAACTACATCCTTTGATCCATCTGTGGATTTTTCTGTTCCTAGGATGGCACTGGCAGCTAGGGGAGAAGCAGCTCCAAAATATCCATTGGttgcagcagtagcagcagccaGGCTACCTAATGCAAATGTCCCCGCCGTaccaccagcagtgctgccacTGGCTGAGGCTTCACTCGCATAGGTGGCCAACAaattggctgctgctgctgctgggttggcactggcagctgctgcagccaaagCCCCTGTAGCTGCTGCCTGACTGAGGCCTAAACCTAATGTGTTGAGATTATATCCATAGCTGGCTAATGTATTAAGTGCAGAGGTGATGGCCACCAGGTCATTGCCTGTGAAGCCAGATAAAACTGCTGGAAAGGCTGCCACTCCAGCAAGGTTAGCATGTCCTAAtagccctgcagcagctgcagcagttggTAACACTTCAGCAGTGTTTGCATAAGGAGATCCGGTTGGATTGGAATTGGCCACTGGACCTGTGACATTGGCATAACTGATATTGAGACAGCTGCCACTCTGTGGATCCTCTTGTATCTTCTGGATGATAAGTTCAA
This genomic stretch from Falco naumanni isolate bFalNau1 chromosome 7, bFalNau1.pat, whole genome shotgun sequence harbors:
- the NOVA1 gene encoding RNA-binding protein Nova-1 isoform X1: MMAAAPIQQNGTHTGVPIDLDPPDSRKRPLEAPPEAGSTKRTNTGEDGQYFLKVLIPSYAAGSIIGKGGQTIVQLQKETGATIKLSKSKDFYPGTTERVCLIQGTVEALNAVHGFIAEKIREMPQNVAKTEPVSILQPQTTVNPDRIKQTLPSSPTTTKSSPSDPMTTSRANQVKIIVPNSTAGLIIGKGGATVKAIMEQSGAWVQLSQKPDGINLQERVVTVSGEPEQNRKAVELIIQKIQEDPQSGSCLNISYANVTGPVANSNPTGSPYANTAEVLPTAAAAAGLLGHANLAGVAAFPAVLSGFTGNDLVAITSALNTLASYGYNLNTLGLGLSQAAATGALAAAAASANPAAAAANLLATYASEASASGSTAGGTAGTFALGSLAAATAATNGYFGAASPLAASAILGTEKSTDGSKDVVEIAVPENLVGAILGKGGKTLVEYQELTGARIQISKKGEFVPGTRNRKVTITGTPAATQAAQYLITQRITYEQGVRAANPQKVG
- the NOVA1 gene encoding RNA-binding protein Nova-1 isoform X3; this translates as MPQNVAKTEPVSILQPQTTVNPDRIKQTLPSSPTTTKSSPSDPMTTSRANQVKIIVPNSTAGLIIGKGGATVKAIMEQSGAWVQLSQKPDGINLQERVVTVSGEPEQNRKAVELIIQKIQEDPQSGSCLNISYANVTGPVANSNPTGSPYANTAEVLPTAAAAAGLLGHANLAGVAAFPAVLSGFTGNDLVAITSALNTLASYGYNLNTLGLGLSQAAATGALAAAAASANPAAAAANLLATYASEASASGSTAGGTAGTFALGSLAAATAATNGYFGAASPLAASAILGTEKSTDGSKDVVEIAVPENLVGAILGKGGKTLVEYQELTGARIQISKKGEFVPGTRNRKVTITGTPAATQAAQYLITQRITYEQGVRAANPQKVG
- the NOVA1 gene encoding RNA-binding protein Nova-1 isoform X2; translation: MMAAAPIQQNGTHTGVPIDLDPPDSRKRPLEAPPEAGSTKRTNTGEDGQYFLKVLIPSYAAGSIIGKGGQTIVQLQKETGATIKLSKSKDFYPGTTERVCLIQGTVEALNAVHGFIAEKIREMPQNVAKTEPVSILQPQTTVNPDRIKQVKIIVPNSTAGLIIGKGGATVKAIMEQSGAWVQLSQKPDGINLQERVVTVSGEPEQNRKAVELIIQKIQEDPQSGSCLNISYANVTGPVANSNPTGSPYANTAEVLPTAAAAAGLLGHANLAGVAAFPAVLSGFTGNDLVAITSALNTLASYGYNLNTLGLGLSQAAATGALAAAAASANPAAAAANLLATYASEASASGSTAGGTAGTFALGSLAAATAATNGYFGAASPLAASAILGTEKSTDGSKDVVEIAVPENLVGAILGKGGKTLVEYQELTGARIQISKKGEFVPGTRNRKVTITGTPAATQAAQYLITQRITYEQGVRAANPQKVG